GGGTGAATCTATTATTGCTATTGCAAAGGAATCTGAACGTAATCTGGTGGATATCCTGTTGGTTGGTGGTAGTTTACTCATCAATGACCATTTGGAGGAAACCATTCTGCGAATAAAGGATCATTGCAGTATACCGGTTGTTTTGTTCCCGGGCAGCAGCCTGCAGGTTAACCGTCATGCCGATGCTATTCTTTTCCTCTCATTAATTTCAGGAAGAAATCCGGAAATGCTGATCGGCCAGCATGTAATAGCGGCCCCATATATCCGGGATGCTGGATTGGAAGTGATTCCCACCGGTTATATGCTTATCGAAAGTGGGGAAACAACCACGGCCTCTTATATGAGTAATTCTCTTCCTATACCCTACCATAAGAAGGACATTGCTGTATGTACAGCTATGGCCGGTGAAATGCTCGGATTAAAGATGATTTATCTTGATGGAGGCAGCGGGGCAATGAAAGCTGTATCCGTGGAGATGGTTGAAAGTGTCAGACAGAATATTTCTATACCGATGGTTGTGGGCGGAGGAATAAGGGATCCCCAAACTGCCG
The sequence above is drawn from the Bacteroidota bacterium genome and encodes:
- a CDS encoding geranylgeranylglyceryl/heptaprenylglyceryl phosphate synthase yields the protein MSIYLKIREQGPAKKFAVLIDPDKYSGESIIAIAKESERNLVDILLVGGSLLINDHLEETILRIKDHCSIPVVLFPGSSLQVNRHADAILFLSLISGRNPEMLIGQHVIAAPYIRDAGLEVIPTGYMLIESGETTTASYMSNSLPIPYHKKDIAVCTAMAGEMLGLKMIYLDGGSGAMKAVSVEMVESVRQNISIPMVVGGGIRDPQTAADICKAGADLVVVGNAIEDNMDKLSLISDAIHSL